In Pseudomonas sp. ADAK18, a single window of DNA contains:
- a CDS encoding TonB-dependent receptor produces the protein MSRLRFALPLLLLSATDLLADSFERDDALKLPDVVISANRQVQARNDSSAANTVFTRDDIERLQPTSVSDLLSRVPGVQVAQSGGRGSQTNVYIRGTATAQSLVLVDGQRISSSTSGTSNLQYLNIQQIERVEVLRGSRSVIYGSDAIGGVIQIFTRRNTEAGVQPTIHVGFGSNQTWERSLGLSGGDEQTRFSLGASLDDTAGINRTHTSYPSDNDHDAYRNQSVSFSLSHAFNDNIEAGLNVLDNRGKSEFDNPFGRYDANYQVFQQKPYTHFTVSGVSSYVDARINDVWKSRVELGHSENREETLDKLSDDRSVFNTYRNSLNWQNDLTLNDQNSLILGGDWYEDRVNSSTVLAEDSRWNRAAFIQHRFQGQYFSTELGLRRDQNQQFGGQNSWSGTLTLPLNADNDLLWSYSEGFRAPTFNDLYYPNDNGFKNSNPNLKPETSKSYEVQWRSQLSDTSRLEASLYRTDIKDAIVFGSNGPQNVATARINSFEAALKQELFGWQSSLAIALIDPRDRDSGHTLTRRARRTLSLDLDRQFNQFGVGASWQTVSSSYDDPKNQQPIGGYGLLGLRGSWTLNREIKLDMKVDNLLNKEYTRALYQYQGTQYGYREEGRALMFGVTWTPQL, from the coding sequence ATGAGCCGCCTTCGCTTCGCCCTGCCCCTTCTTCTGCTATCCGCCACTGACCTGCTCGCCGACAGCTTTGAGCGCGACGACGCCCTGAAGCTGCCCGATGTGGTGATCAGCGCCAACCGCCAAGTTCAGGCACGTAATGACAGTAGCGCGGCTAACACAGTGTTCACCCGTGATGATATCGAGCGCTTGCAGCCCACCAGCGTGAGCGACCTACTCAGCCGGGTGCCTGGCGTACAGGTGGCGCAAAGTGGCGGACGTGGCAGCCAGACTAACGTTTACATTCGCGGTACCGCGACGGCCCAAAGCCTGGTGCTGGTGGATGGCCAACGTATCAGCAGCTCAACCTCCGGCACCAGCAATCTGCAATACCTCAATATCCAGCAGATTGAACGCGTGGAAGTACTGCGCGGCTCGCGCTCGGTGATCTACGGCAGCGATGCGATTGGCGGGGTGATTCAGATTTTCACCCGACGTAATACCGAGGCTGGCGTACAGCCAACTATCCACGTCGGCTTTGGCAGCAACCAGACGTGGGAGCGTAGCCTGGGCCTGTCCGGCGGTGATGAACAGACCCGCTTCAGCCTCGGCGCCAGCCTTGATGACACCGCCGGCATCAACCGCACTCACACCTCGTACCCCAGCGATAACGATCATGACGCTTATCGCAATCAGTCCGTCAGTTTCAGCCTGAGTCATGCCTTCAATGACAACATTGAGGCGGGCCTGAATGTGCTCGATAACCGTGGTAAAAGCGAATTCGATAACCCGTTTGGACGCTATGACGCGAACTATCAGGTTTTCCAGCAAAAGCCTTACACCCACTTTACCGTAAGCGGCGTGAGCAGCTACGTCGACGCTCGCATCAACGACGTCTGGAAGTCCCGCGTAGAGTTGGGCCATAGCGAAAACCGTGAGGAAACCCTCGATAAGCTCAGCGACGACCGGAGTGTGTTCAATACCTACCGCAACTCGCTGAACTGGCAAAACGACCTGACCCTCAATGATCAGAACAGCCTGATCCTGGGCGGCGATTGGTATGAAGACCGGGTCAACAGCAGCACCGTGCTCGCCGAAGACAGTCGCTGGAACCGTGCTGCGTTTATCCAGCACCGCTTTCAAGGGCAGTATTTTTCCACCGAACTGGGACTGCGCCGTGACCAGAATCAGCAGTTTGGCGGCCAGAACAGCTGGAGCGGCACCCTCACCTTGCCCCTCAATGCCGACAATGACCTGCTGTGGAGCTACAGCGAGGGGTTTCGTGCCCCAACGTTCAACGACCTCTACTACCCGAACGACAATGGCTTTAAAAACAGCAACCCGAACCTGAAACCCGAAACGTCAAAAAGCTACGAAGTGCAATGGCGCAGCCAGCTCAGCGACACCAGCCGCCTGGAAGCCTCGCTGTACCGGACCGACATCAAAGACGCGATCGTGTTCGGCAGCAACGGCCCGCAGAACGTTGCCACAGCACGCATCAACAGCTTCGAAGCCGCGCTCAAGCAAGAACTGTTCGGCTGGCAGAGCAGCCTCGCAATCGCACTGATTGACCCACGAGACCGCGACAGCGGGCATACCCTGACTCGCCGTGCCAGACGCACCTTGAGTCTGGACCTCGACCGTCAGTTCAATCAGTTTGGTGTCGGCGCTAGCTGGCAAACGGTGAGCAGCAGCTACGACGACCCGAAGAACCAGCAACCTATCGGCGGATATGGCTTGCTCGGACTACGGGGCAGTTGGACGCTCAATCGTGAGATCAAACTGGACATGAAGGTCGATAACCTGTTGAACAAGGAATACACCCGCGCGCTGTATCAGTATCAAGGTACGCAGTATGGCTACCGCGAAGAAGGTCGGGCGTTGATGTTTGGGGTGACCTGGACGCCGCAGCTCTAA